A single window of Candidatus Flexicrinis proximus DNA harbors:
- a CDS encoding class I SAM-dependent methyltransferase, whose protein sequence is MIANNSSIMDNQHQGRYANMADKLLTIDEAIHMLRADPHYADLVRDAYFGADTQESADRFLQSGEFFEVERILKDTIRNATVVDVGAGSGISSYAFAMHGAARVYALEPDPSDLVGCGAIERIRGNLPIEILRTYADDITLSDASVDIVYARQVLHHIPPVTKAAWLEIMRY, encoded by the coding sequence CCAACAACTCGTCTATTATGGATAATCAACATCAAGGACGATACGCGAATATGGCCGACAAATTACTGACCATAGACGAAGCCATCCATATGCTTCGCGCCGATCCACACTATGCCGATCTCGTGCGCGACGCCTATTTTGGTGCTGATACGCAGGAGTCAGCAGATCGGTTCTTACAGTCTGGCGAGTTCTTTGAGGTCGAACGTATCCTTAAAGACACGATCAGGAATGCAACGGTCGTCGACGTTGGTGCAGGTTCAGGAATCAGCTCTTATGCTTTTGCGATGCACGGCGCGGCGCGCGTATATGCACTTGAACCCGACCCAAGCGATCTGGTTGGCTGCGGCGCGATAGAACGGATACGGGGCAATTTGCCAATTGAGATCCTGCGGACGTATGCCGACGACATCACACTGTCTGATGCATCCGTCGATATTGTCTATGCGCGGCAAGTCTTACATCACATCCCCCCGGTTACGAAGGCGGCGTGGCTTGAAATCATGCGGTATTGA